One window of the Shimwellia blattae DSM 4481 = NBRC 105725 genome contains the following:
- the gabT gene encoding 4-aminobutyrate--2-oxoglutarate transaminase, whose protein sequence is MSTNKELMQRRTNAVPRGVGQIHPIFADRAQNCRVWDVEGREFLDFAGGIAVLNTGHLHPKITAAVEAQLKKLSHTCFQVLAYEPYLELCEAMNQKVPGDFAKKTLLVTTGSEAVENAVKIARAATRRSATIAFSGAYHGRTHYTLSLTGKVNPYSAGMGLMPGHVYRALYPCPLHGISDDDAIASIERIFKNDAAPEDVAAIIIEPVQGEGGFYAASPAFMQRLRALCDTHGIMLIADEVQSGAGRTGTLFAMEQMGVAADLTTFAKSIAGGFPLAGVTGRAEVMDAVVPGGLGGTYAGSPISCAAALAVLETFEQENLLQKAKDLGKTLRNGLLAIAERHREIGDVRGLGAMVAIELFEDGDTSKPNAKLTADIVARARDKGLILLSCGPYYNVLRILVPLTIEADQIRQGLDIIAQCFDEAKQG, encoded by the coding sequence ATGAGCACCAACAAAGAGCTAATGCAGCGCCGTACTAACGCGGTTCCCCGTGGCGTCGGGCAGATTCACCCGATTTTCGCCGATCGGGCACAAAACTGCCGGGTATGGGACGTAGAAGGGCGGGAATTCCTCGACTTCGCCGGGGGGATCGCCGTACTGAACACCGGCCACCTGCACCCGAAGATCACCGCCGCCGTAGAAGCACAGCTGAAGAAGCTCTCCCACACCTGCTTCCAGGTGCTGGCCTATGAGCCGTACCTTGAGCTGTGCGAAGCCATGAACCAGAAAGTCCCGGGGGATTTTGCCAAAAAGACCCTGCTGGTGACCACCGGCTCAGAAGCGGTAGAAAACGCGGTCAAAATTGCCCGCGCCGCCACCCGCCGCAGCGCCACCATTGCGTTTAGCGGGGCCTACCACGGGCGTACCCACTACACCCTGTCGCTGACCGGTAAAGTGAACCCGTACTCTGCCGGTATGGGGCTGATGCCGGGCCACGTATACCGCGCACTCTATCCCTGCCCGCTGCACGGCATCAGTGATGATGATGCCATCGCCAGTATTGAGCGCATCTTTAAAAACGACGCGGCGCCGGAAGATGTGGCGGCAATTATCATTGAACCGGTACAGGGGGAGGGGGGCTTTTATGCGGCGTCCCCGGCCTTTATGCAGCGCCTGCGCGCCCTGTGCGACACCCACGGCATTATGCTGATTGCCGATGAAGTCCAGAGCGGGGCGGGCCGTACCGGCACTCTGTTTGCCATGGAGCAAATGGGCGTGGCCGCGGATCTGACCACCTTCGCCAAATCCATTGCCGGGGGCTTCCCGCTGGCCGGGGTTACCGGCCGTGCTGAAGTGATGGACGCCGTCGTCCCTGGCGGGCTGGGCGGCACCTATGCGGGCAGCCCCATCTCCTGTGCGGCTGCGCTGGCGGTGCTGGAAACCTTTGAGCAGGAAAATCTGCTGCAAAAAGCGAAAGATCTGGGCAAAACCCTGCGCAACGGGCTGCTGGCGATTGCCGAGCGCCACCGCGAAATCGGTGATGTGCGCGGCCTGGGGGCGATGGTGGCCATTGAGCTGTTTGAAGATGGCGATACTTCCAAACCTAACGCGAAGCTGACGGCGGATATTGTTGCCCGCGCCAGAGATAAAGGGCTGATTCTGCTCTCCTGCGGCCCTTACTACAACGTGCTGCGTATCCTGGTGCCGCTGACCATTGAAGCGGACCAGATCCGCCAGGGGCTGGACATTATTGCCCAGTGTTTTGATGAGGCAAAACAAGGTTAA
- the gabP gene encoding GABA permease produces the protein MGQLSQSQALGGGLKSRHVTMLSIAGVIGASLFVGSSVAIAEAGPAVLLSYLFAGLLVVMIMRMLGEMAVAIPDSGSFSTYADKAIGPWAGYTIGWLYWWFWVLVIPLEANIAAIILHSWVPVVPVWLFSLVITIALTGSNLLSVKNYGEFEFWLALCKVIAIVAFIALGAMAITGVYPLAEVSGVSRLWDQGGFMPNGFGAVLSAMLITMFSFMGAEIVTIAAAESDTPDKHIVRATNSVIWRISIFYLCSIFVVVALIPWNTPGLKVTGSYRSVLELLHIPHAKLIMDCVILLSVTSCLNSALYTASRMLYSLSRRGDAPAIMGKVNRSKTPYVAVLLSTGAAFMTVIVNYYAPAKVFKFLIDSSGAIALLVYLVIAVSQLRMRKILLAQGKPLTLRMWLFPWLTWLVIAFIVMVLVVMLFRPAQQLEVISTGLLTIGIIATVPVMARWKKLAQWQKPVLQNSR, from the coding sequence ATGGGGCAGTTGTCGCAATCACAGGCACTCGGTGGCGGGCTGAAATCACGCCACGTCACCATGTTATCTATCGCAGGCGTTATCGGCGCCAGTCTTTTTGTCGGTTCAAGCGTCGCCATTGCTGAGGCCGGGCCCGCAGTGTTGTTGTCGTATTTATTCGCCGGGCTACTGGTGGTGATGATCATGCGTATGCTCGGGGAGATGGCGGTCGCCATCCCGGACTCCGGATCATTTTCCACCTACGCGGATAAAGCCATCGGCCCCTGGGCGGGCTACACCATCGGCTGGCTGTACTGGTGGTTCTGGGTACTGGTTATCCCGCTGGAGGCCAATATCGCGGCCATTATCCTGCACTCCTGGGTGCCGGTGGTGCCCGTGTGGTTATTCTCGCTGGTTATCACCATCGCGCTGACCGGCAGTAACCTGCTGAGTGTAAAAAACTACGGGGAATTTGAGTTCTGGCTGGCCCTGTGCAAGGTGATTGCGATAGTGGCGTTTATCGCCCTGGGGGCGATGGCGATAACCGGGGTTTACCCCCTGGCAGAGGTGAGCGGCGTGTCGCGCCTGTGGGACCAGGGCGGCTTTATGCCCAACGGGTTCGGGGCCGTACTGAGTGCGATGCTTATCACCATGTTTTCATTTATGGGGGCGGAAATTGTCACCATTGCGGCGGCGGAGTCCGACACCCCGGATAAACACATCGTGCGCGCCACAAACTCGGTTATCTGGCGGATTTCCATTTTTTACCTGTGCTCCATTTTTGTGGTGGTGGCGCTGATCCCGTGGAATACCCCCGGGCTGAAAGTCACCGGCTCTTACCGCTCCGTGCTGGAGCTGCTGCATATCCCCCACGCGAAGCTGATTATGGACTGCGTGATCCTGCTGTCGGTCACCAGTTGCCTGAACTCGGCCCTGTATACCGCTTCGCGTATGCTGTACTCCCTGAGCCGCCGTGGCGATGCCCCGGCCATTATGGGCAAAGTGAACCGCAGCAAAACCCCCTATGTGGCGGTGCTGCTCTCTACCGGGGCGGCGTTTATGACGGTGATTGTCAATTATTACGCCCCGGCTAAAGTGTTTAAATTTCTGATTGATAGCTCGGGGGCGATCGCGCTGCTGGTATACCTGGTGATTGCCGTCTCCCAGTTGCGCATGCGCAAGATCCTGCTGGCCCAGGGGAAACCCCTCACCCTGCGGATGTGGCTGTTCCCCTGGCTCACCTGGCTGGTGATTGCGTTTATTGTCATGGTGCTGGTGGTGATGCTGTTCCGCCCGGCCCAGCAACTGGAGGTTATCTCAACCGGTCTGCTGACCATTGGTATCATCGCGACGGTGCCTGTCATGGCGCGCTGGAAGAAGCTGGCGCAGTGGCAAAAACCGGTGCTGCAAAACTCACGTTAA
- the gabD gene encoding NADP-dependent succinate-semialdehyde dehydrogenase, protein MQLKDQTLFRQQAFIDGQWRDALSGEVIPVTNPASGAQLGTVPKMGAEETNTAIAAANQALPAWRGLTAKARATILRRWFDLMMEHQDDLARLMTLEQGKPLAEAKGEISYAASFIEWFAEEGKRIYGDTIPGHQEDKRLIVIKQPIGVTAAITPWNFPAAMITRKAGPALAAGCTMVLKPASQTPFSALALAELGRRAGIPQGVFNVVTGSAGAVGNALTSNPLVRKLSFTGSTEIGRQLMAQCAQDIKKVSLELGGNAPFIVFDDADLDKAVEGALASKFRNAGQTCVCANRLYVQDGVYDQFAEKLQQAVNKLKIGDGLQEGITTGPLIDDKAIAKVQEHIEDAVSKGARIITGGKPHALGGNFFEPTILVNVPADAKVAREETFGPLAPLFRFKDEADVIAQSNDTEFGLAAYFYARDLSRVFRVGEALEYGIVGINTGIISNEVAPFGGIKASGLGREGSKYGIEDYLEIKYMCIGL, encoded by the coding sequence ATGCAACTCAAAGACCAGACATTATTCCGCCAGCAGGCGTTTATTGACGGGCAATGGCGCGATGCCCTGAGCGGGGAAGTGATCCCGGTAACCAACCCGGCCAGCGGCGCACAGCTTGGCACCGTGCCCAAAATGGGGGCCGAAGAGACCAACACCGCCATTGCGGCCGCCAACCAGGCGCTGCCCGCCTGGCGCGGGCTGACGGCAAAAGCGCGCGCCACTATCCTGCGCCGCTGGTTTGATCTGATGATGGAGCACCAGGACGATCTGGCCCGCCTGATGACCCTGGAGCAGGGGAAACCCCTGGCAGAAGCGAAAGGGGAAATCAGCTACGCGGCGTCATTTATTGAGTGGTTCGCCGAAGAGGGCAAACGCATCTACGGGGACACCATCCCGGGCCACCAGGAAGACAAACGCCTGATTGTCATCAAACAGCCGATTGGGGTCACGGCCGCGATCACGCCCTGGAACTTCCCGGCGGCGATGATCACCCGCAAAGCCGGGCCCGCCCTGGCCGCAGGCTGCACCATGGTGCTCAAGCCCGCCAGCCAGACACCGTTCTCCGCCCTGGCGCTGGCCGAGCTTGGCAGACGCGCCGGGATCCCCCAGGGGGTATTTAACGTGGTCACCGGCTCTGCCGGCGCCGTGGGTAACGCCCTGACCAGCAACCCGCTGGTGCGCAAGCTCTCCTTTACCGGCTCAACGGAAATCGGCCGCCAGCTGATGGCCCAGTGCGCACAGGACATTAAAAAAGTCTCGCTTGAACTGGGGGGCAACGCGCCGTTTATCGTGTTTGACGATGCGGATCTGGATAAAGCCGTGGAAGGGGCGCTGGCCTCTAAATTCCGCAACGCCGGGCAGACCTGTGTCTGTGCCAACCGCCTGTACGTGCAGGACGGGGTATACGACCAGTTTGCGGAAAAACTCCAGCAGGCGGTCAACAAACTGAAAATCGGCGATGGCCTGCAAGAGGGCATCACCACCGGCCCGCTGATTGATGACAAAGCCATTGCCAAAGTGCAGGAGCACATCGAAGACGCAGTCAGCAAAGGCGCACGGATTATCACCGGCGGCAAGCCCCACGCCCTGGGGGGCAACTTCTTTGAGCCCACCATCCTGGTGAACGTTCCGGCGGATGCCAAAGTCGCCAGGGAAGAGACCTTCGGCCCGCTGGCGCCGCTGTTCCGCTTTAAAGATGAAGCGGACGTCATCGCCCAGTCCAACGATACGGAATTTGGCCTGGCGGCCTATTTCTACGCCCGGGATCTGAGCCGGGTCTTCCGGGTTGGTGAGGCGCTGGAATACGGCATTGTCGGCATCAATACCGGGATCATTTCTAACGAAGTGGCCCCGTTTGGCGGCATTAAAGCCTCCGGCCTTGGCCGGGAAGGCTCGAAGTACGGCATCGAAGATTACCTGGAAATTAAATATATGTGCATCGGGCTGTGA
- the cas2e gene encoding type I-E CRISPR-associated endoribonuclease Cas2e gives MSMLVVVTENVPPRLRGRLAVWLLEVRAGVYVGDVSARIRAMIWEQISVLAEGGSVVMAWATNTESGFEFQTYGENRRIPVDLDGLRLVSFLPVINQ, from the coding sequence ATGAGTATGCTGGTTGTGGTTACGGAAAATGTTCCGCCGCGTTTGCGCGGGCGGCTTGCTGTCTGGTTACTGGAGGTCCGGGCGGGTGTCTATGTGGGGGATGTGTCGGCACGTATCCGGGCAATGATATGGGAGCAGATCTCGGTACTGGCGGAGGGCGGAAGTGTGGTGATGGCCTGGGCGACAAATACCGAATCCGGGTTTGAGTTTCAGACTTACGGTGAGAACCGCCGTATTCCGGTAGATCTTGATGGTCTGCGACTGGTCTCTTTTCTGCCTGTTATAAATCAGTAA
- the lhgO gene encoding L-2-hydroxyglutarate oxidase produces the protein MYDFVIIGGGIIGMSTAMQLIEVYPDARIALLEKEPGPACHQTGHNSGVIHAGVYYTPGSLKAQFCLAGNRATKAFCDQNNIHYDTCGKLLVATSELEMTRMKALWERTEANGLERYWLSAQELREREPNITGLGGILVPSSGIVSYREVTAAMAKIFQARGGEIYYNAEVSALHEHASGVVVTTRQGHSYEGATLISCSGLMADRLVKMIGVDPGFIICPFRGEYFRLAPQHNQIVNHLIYPIPDPAMPFLGVHLTRMIDGSVTVGPNAVLAFKREGYRKRDFSLADTLEIFGSAGIRRVLQNNLRAGLGEMKNSLCRSGYLRLVQKYCPSLTLNDLQPWPAGVRAQAVSPQGKLIDDFLFVTTPRSIHTCNAPSPAATSAIPIGAHIVSKVQALLASQTNPGRTLRAARPAASLHAASTT, from the coding sequence ATGTATGATTTTGTGATTATCGGCGGGGGCATCATTGGCATGTCCACCGCCATGCAACTGATAGAGGTCTATCCGGATGCCCGGATAGCCCTGCTGGAAAAAGAGCCCGGCCCTGCCTGCCACCAGACCGGGCACAACAGCGGCGTCATCCATGCGGGGGTGTACTACACCCCGGGCAGCCTCAAGGCGCAGTTCTGCCTTGCCGGCAACCGGGCCACCAAAGCCTTCTGTGACCAGAACAATATCCACTACGACACCTGTGGCAAGCTGCTGGTGGCCACCTCGGAACTGGAGATGACCCGCATGAAAGCCCTGTGGGAGCGCACCGAGGCCAACGGCCTGGAGCGTTACTGGCTGAGTGCTCAGGAGCTCAGAGAGCGCGAGCCCAATATCACCGGTCTGGGCGGCATACTGGTTCCTTCCAGCGGCATTGTCAGCTACCGGGAAGTGACCGCCGCCATGGCGAAAATCTTCCAGGCCAGAGGTGGCGAAATCTATTACAACGCCGAAGTCAGCGCCCTGCACGAGCACGCCAGCGGCGTGGTGGTCACCACCCGCCAGGGTCACTCTTATGAAGGGGCAACGCTTATCAGCTGCTCCGGGCTGATGGCGGATCGACTGGTGAAAATGATCGGGGTCGATCCTGGCTTTATTATCTGCCCGTTCCGGGGCGAATATTTCCGCCTCGCCCCTCAGCACAACCAGATAGTCAACCACCTGATCTACCCGATCCCGGATCCGGCTATGCCGTTCCTCGGGGTGCATCTGACACGCATGATCGACGGCAGCGTCACCGTGGGGCCGAATGCGGTGCTGGCCTTTAAACGGGAAGGCTACCGTAAGCGTGATTTCTCACTCGCCGATACCCTGGAAATCTTCGGATCGGCGGGGATCCGCCGGGTGCTGCAAAACAATCTGCGCGCCGGGCTGGGGGAGATGAAAAACTCCCTGTGCCGCAGCGGCTATCTGCGCCTGGTGCAGAAATACTGCCCGAGCCTGACACTAAACGATCTGCAACCCTGGCCTGCCGGGGTGCGTGCCCAGGCGGTGTCGCCACAGGGCAAACTGATCGACGATTTCCTTTTTGTGACCACGCCGCGCTCGATCCACACCTGTAATGCGCCATCGCCTGCGGCCACCTCCGCAATACCGATTGGCGCGCATATTGTCAGCAAGGTTCAGGCCTTGCTGGCCAGCCAGACCAACCCGGGGCGCACACTGCGCGCCGCCCGGCCTGCGGCGTCACTGCACGCTGCATCCACCACCTGA
- the csiR gene encoding DNA-binding transcriptional regulator CsiR, with protein MTDTTQPAATDGYRWLKNDIIRGVYQPDEKLRMSLLTARYALGIGPLREALSQLVAERLVTVINQKGYRVAPMSGQELLDIFDARANMEAMLVQLAIERGNDEWEAEILARAHLLSKLESQEDSEQLLDEWDNRHQAFHTAIVSGCGSFYLLQMRQRLFDLASRYRFIWLRETVHSVEMLEDKHEQHQALLVAILGRDAARASALMRQHLLTPIPIIQQAMAGKV; from the coding sequence ATGACCGACACCACCCAACCTGCCGCAACAGACGGCTATCGCTGGCTGAAAAACGACATTATCCGCGGCGTCTACCAGCCGGATGAAAAGCTGCGTATGAGCCTGCTCACCGCCCGCTATGCGCTGGGCATTGGCCCACTGCGCGAGGCGCTTTCACAACTGGTGGCAGAGCGGCTGGTCACGGTGATTAACCAGAAAGGGTATCGGGTGGCGCCCATGTCGGGCCAGGAGCTGCTGGATATTTTTGACGCCCGCGCCAATATGGAGGCCATGCTGGTGCAGCTGGCTATTGAGCGCGGTAACGACGAATGGGAAGCGGAGATCCTGGCCCGCGCGCATCTGCTCAGTAAGCTGGAATCCCAGGAAGACAGCGAGCAACTGCTGGACGAGTGGGATAACCGCCACCAGGCGTTCCATACGGCGATTGTCTCCGGGTGTGGCTCTTTTTATCTGTTGCAGATGCGCCAGCGCCTGTTTGATCTGGCCTCCCGCTACCGGTTTATCTGGCTGCGGGAGACTGTCCACTCGGTGGAGATGCTGGAAGACAAACACGAGCAGCACCAGGCGCTGCTGGTGGCGATCCTCGGGCGGGATGCGGCGCGCGCCAGCGCCCTGATGCGCCAGCACCTGCTGACCCCGATCCCGATTATTCAGCAGGCCATGGCCGGGAAAGTGTAA
- a CDS encoding YtcA family lipoprotein, whose product MITLLPFCVSGCGLSPSIPVLGAAFPGWFFCLLAGALLLIPCHLLVVRYGWQSRLSPLVISYLALMFIFAVLFWFLLFTR is encoded by the coding sequence ATGATAACCCTGCTGCCTTTTTGCGTGTCCGGGTGCGGGTTATCGCCCTCGATACCGGTACTGGGCGCGGCATTTCCCGGCTGGTTTTTTTGCTTACTGGCCGGGGCGTTATTACTGATCCCCTGTCATCTGCTGGTTGTCCGTTATGGCTGGCAGTCCCGCCTGTCACCCCTGGTGATAAGCTATCTGGCACTGATGTTTATTTTTGCAGTGCTGTTCTGGTTTTTACTTTTTACCCGTTAA
- the mdtN gene encoding multidrug transporter subunit MdtN, with product MTPSRVAGKKWPLLALVIAAIVALILVIWQLQTSPQTSDASVYADTIDVVPEVSGRIVELPVQDNQRVKKGALLMRIDPRPYQAMLDDAQSRLDALDAQIMLTGRTISAQQYNARSVAAAVARAEALVKQTTSTRQRLEPLVPQGFAAQEELDQARTAEKAARAELAATQLQASQAAAAVTGTDAMVAQRAGALAQVALAKLHLEYTEVRAPFNGIVVGLKTTTGQYASALKPVFTLVDDDNWYVVANFRETDLDNIRPGVPARLTVMTDHSRSFDGVVRSVGAGVLGGDGASLPGGMPFIQKSINWVHVSQRFPVKIAVSKPDPELFRVGASASAVLLPESGAKKGQ from the coding sequence ATGACCCCTTCTCGTGTGGCAGGAAAGAAATGGCCGCTGCTGGCGCTGGTAATTGCCGCCATTGTGGCGCTGATACTGGTTATCTGGCAGTTACAAACCTCCCCGCAAACCAGCGATGCCAGTGTGTATGCGGATACCATTGACGTGGTGCCGGAAGTCAGTGGCCGCATTGTGGAGCTGCCGGTGCAGGATAACCAGCGGGTAAAAAAAGGCGCGCTGCTGATGCGCATTGACCCGCGCCCTTACCAGGCCATGCTGGATGACGCCCAGTCCCGGCTGGATGCGCTGGACGCACAAATTATGCTTACGGGGCGCACCATCAGCGCCCAGCAATACAATGCCCGCTCCGTGGCGGCGGCAGTGGCCCGGGCCGAGGCGCTGGTAAAACAGACCACATCGACCCGGCAGCGGCTGGAGCCCCTGGTGCCCCAGGGCTTTGCCGCCCAGGAGGAGCTGGATCAGGCCCGTACGGCTGAAAAAGCTGCCCGGGCGGAGCTGGCGGCAACCCAGCTCCAGGCAAGCCAGGCCGCAGCAGCGGTAACCGGCACCGATGCCATGGTCGCCCAGCGTGCCGGGGCCCTGGCACAGGTGGCGCTGGCGAAGCTGCACCTTGAATACACCGAAGTCCGGGCACCTTTTAACGGTATTGTCGTCGGGCTTAAAACCACCACCGGCCAGTACGCCTCGGCATTAAAACCGGTGTTCACCCTGGTGGACGACGATAACTGGTATGTGGTGGCTAACTTCCGGGAAACGGATCTGGACAATATTCGCCCCGGCGTGCCCGCCCGTCTCACGGTCATGACCGACCATTCGCGCAGCTTTGACGGGGTGGTCCGCTCGGTGGGGGCCGGGGTGCTGGGCGGTGACGGAGCCAGCCTGCCCGGCGGGATGCCGTTTATCCAGAAAAGCATCAACTGGGTCCATGTTTCCCAGCGTTTCCCGGTGAAAATCGCCGTCAGCAAGCCGGATCCTGAGCTGTTCCGGGTGGGGGCATCTGCCAGTGCGGTGCTGCTGCCGGAATCCGGGGCGAAGAAAGGACAATAA
- a CDS encoding multidrug transporter subunit MdtO yields MQRLWSFLVREWQPTPGRGSYTLRLTVTCALVITLFMTLQIPFLAVGLIVVFYASQPNVVMIKLVGVVFFVTITCAIGLILLIFKWTYDYPLIRLVAASLLFCCAIYLMRILGKLGLAFFVVALAVIYAQTFPSMTSQSEILVRLLLWLWVAINSALLVTILVNACFQQAFPAYQFRSRLSGLLGQSADQLARFAAGQPLKPPALTDMARQAEQLALLLKLSRLSGADTAGGPVGWSSLMVAGLRCAYLVSLLRPASPTPELQAQARQLSAALTALAAGKGTSPLPAATAATSSNGVLLAEMTGLLWRLAQGEVLTLPAAEKAPLMAPDAWRNPAYAHFTLKTLLSTLLCYVFYVAADWQGIHTIMLSCVIVAQPGLGATMQKALLRLGGALVASGLALLCMVFIQPHTDTLSGLLLMALPVMALGAWLAGGSERIAYAGIQIAFTFSLAFLNGFGPQTDLSEVSDRLLGILLGGLVASLVHIYLWPESEAPALRQRLVVLFRLMADYLPGKNNASVLPLIHTLNQTGSLLERVAAEPTGSYAHPYSEARLWPARHSFELAQQILIAGDGYRLQASPRDDTLARSAALLADYARYIEQPGAPRPALALRADATNPWAASLTGGLAALPEWATARPQPQTEK; encoded by the coding sequence GTGCAACGCCTGTGGTCTTTTCTGGTGCGTGAATGGCAGCCGACCCCCGGCCGGGGGAGCTACACCCTGCGCCTGACGGTCACCTGTGCGCTGGTGATAACGCTGTTTATGACCCTGCAAATTCCGTTTCTGGCGGTGGGGCTGATTGTGGTGTTTTATGCCAGCCAGCCCAACGTGGTGATGATCAAACTGGTGGGGGTGGTGTTTTTTGTCACCATCACCTGTGCCATTGGCCTGATCCTGCTGATATTCAAATGGACCTATGACTACCCCCTGATCCGGCTGGTGGCCGCCTCATTACTGTTTTGTTGCGCCATCTACCTGATGCGCATTCTGGGGAAGCTGGGGCTGGCGTTTTTTGTGGTGGCGCTGGCGGTGATCTACGCCCAGACCTTCCCCTCCATGACCAGCCAGAGCGAAATACTGGTGCGCCTGCTGCTGTGGCTGTGGGTGGCAATTAACAGCGCGCTGCTGGTAACGATTCTGGTAAATGCCTGTTTTCAGCAGGCGTTTCCCGCCTACCAGTTCAGATCCCGGCTCAGCGGGCTGCTGGGCCAGAGCGCGGATCAACTGGCGCGCTTTGCCGCCGGGCAGCCGCTAAAGCCCCCGGCGTTAACGGACATGGCCCGGCAGGCGGAACAGCTGGCGCTGCTGCTGAAATTGTCCCGGCTTTCCGGGGCGGATACCGCCGGGGGGCCTGTGGGCTGGTCGTCTCTGATGGTTGCCGGGTTACGCTGTGCGTATCTGGTGTCGTTACTGCGCCCGGCATCGCCAACGCCAGAGCTGCAGGCCCAGGCCCGGCAGTTGTCTGCCGCGCTTACCGCACTGGCCGCAGGGAAGGGCACCAGCCCGTTACCGGCTGCCACCGCCGCTACCAGCAGTAATGGGGTGTTGCTGGCCGAAATGACCGGGCTGTTGTGGCGCCTGGCACAGGGAGAGGTGCTGACCCTGCCTGCGGCAGAAAAAGCGCCGCTTATGGCCCCGGATGCCTGGCGCAACCCGGCTTACGCCCACTTTACCCTCAAGACACTGCTCTCCACGCTGCTGTGCTATGTATTTTATGTGGCGGCCGACTGGCAGGGGATCCACACCATCATGCTCAGCTGCGTGATTGTCGCCCAGCCAGGGCTGGGTGCCACCATGCAAAAAGCGCTGTTACGCTTAGGGGGCGCGCTGGTTGCCAGCGGGCTGGCCCTGCTGTGTATGGTCTTTATTCAGCCCCATACGGATACGCTCAGCGGGCTGCTGCTTATGGCGCTGCCGGTGATGGCGCTGGGGGCCTGGCTGGCAGGGGGCTCGGAGCGTATCGCCTATGCCGGGATCCAGATTGCTTTTACGTTTTCCCTGGCGTTTTTAAACGGTTTCGGCCCCCAGACGGACCTGAGCGAAGTCTCTGACCGGCTACTGGGGATTTTGCTGGGAGGGCTTGTGGCTTCGCTGGTGCATATTTACCTGTGGCCGGAAAGTGAAGCCCCGGCCCTGCGCCAGCGGCTGGTGGTCCTGTTCCGGCTGATGGCGGACTACCTGCCCGGGAAAAATAACGCCAGCGTGCTGCCGCTGATCCACACCCTGAACCAGACCGGGTCGCTGCTGGAGCGGGTGGCGGCAGAGCCAACGGGCTCATACGCCCACCCGTATTCTGAAGCCCGGCTTTGGCCTGCCCGGCACAGTTTTGAGCTGGCCCAGCAGATCCTGATTGCCGGTGATGGTTACCGGCTCCAGGCATCCCCCCGGGATGATACCCTGGCCCGCAGCGCAGCACTGCTGGCCGATTATGCCCGGTATATTGAGCAGCCGGGGGCTCCGCGCCCGGCGCTGGCACTCCGGGCGGATGCCACTAACCCGTGGGCAGCCTCGTTAACAGGCGGGCTGGCCGCACTGCCGGAGTGGGCCACCGCCCGCCCGCAACCACAGACAGAGAAGTGA
- the glaH gene encoding glutarate dioxygenase GlaH yields the protein MNALTAVKPAVQRTTGFTIAPSVQSPRLLELTFSAETARQFLEQVAQWPVQALEYKSFLRFKVARVLDDLCAGQLQPLLIHTLLNRDEGALLIGAEGIDNVSQADDMVKLATAVAHLIGRSNYDAMSGQYYARFVVKNVDNSDSYLRQPHRVMELHNDGTYVEEVTDYVLMMKIDEQNMQGGNSLLLHLDDWEHLEQFFRHPLARRNMRWAAPPSKNVAKDVFHPVFDVDHQGRPVMRYIDQFVQPKDIEEGTWLSDLSDALETSKKILSLPVPVGKFLLINNLFWLHGRDRFTPHPDLRRELMRQRGYISYATQHYQTHQ from the coding sequence ATGAACGCACTGACTGCCGTAAAACCCGCTGTCCAGAGAACCACCGGATTTACCATTGCCCCGAGCGTGCAATCGCCCCGTCTGCTGGAGCTGACCTTTAGCGCTGAAACTGCCCGGCAGTTTCTGGAGCAGGTGGCACAGTGGCCAGTGCAGGCGCTGGAGTACAAATCTTTCCTGCGTTTCAAAGTGGCCCGCGTGCTCGACGATCTGTGCGCGGGGCAGCTTCAGCCGCTGCTGATTCACACCCTGCTAAACCGCGATGAAGGGGCGCTGCTGATTGGTGCTGAGGGCATTGATAACGTGAGCCAGGCAGACGACATGGTCAAACTGGCAACGGCCGTGGCTCATCTGATAGGCCGCTCTAACTACGATGCGATGAGCGGCCAGTATTATGCCCGCTTCGTGGTAAAAAATGTCGATAACTCAGACAGCTACCTGCGCCAGCCCCACCGGGTCATGGAGCTGCATAACGATGGCACCTACGTCGAAGAAGTGACCGATTATGTACTGATGATGAAAATCGACGAGCAGAACATGCAGGGCGGTAACTCCCTGCTGCTGCACCTTGATGACTGGGAGCACCTGGAGCAGTTCTTCCGCCACCCGCTGGCCCGCCGCAACATGCGCTGGGCGGCACCGCCAAGCAAAAACGTGGCGAAGGATGTCTTCCACCCGGTGTTTGATGTCGACCACCAGGGCCGCCCGGTAATGCGCTATATCGACCAGTTTGTCCAGCCGAAAGACATTGAAGAGGGCACCTGGCTTAGCGATCTCTCAGACGCGCTGGAAACCAGCAAAAAGATCCTCTCGCTACCGGTGCCGGTGGGTAAGTTCCTGCTGATCAACAACCTGTTCTGGCTCCACGGTCGCGATCGCTTCACCCCGCACCCGGATCTGCGCCGTGAACTGATGCGCCAGCGTGGCTACATCAGCTATGCCACCCAGCATTATCAGACCCACCAGTAA